Sequence from the Clostridium saccharobutylicum DSM 13864 genome:
TTCATAAGCAAAATGTTAAGATTTGGGACGAATGGATGATGGATGATGGAACTATCGGTACCTCTTATGGATGGGTTGTTAAGAAATTCAATCAAATTGATAAATTAATAGATTCATTAAAAAATAATCCACAAGATAGAAGAATGATGCTTAATTTATGGCAAATATCATACCTAGATACTGGTGCATTATATCCATGCTGCTGGTGCACAATGTGGGACGTAACTGATGGTCGACTTAACTGTATGTTAGTTCAAAGAAGCGGCGACTGGCCACTTGGTGTACCATTTAATACAACGCAATATGCTGTATTGGTTCATTTATTAGCACAAGTTACAGGACTTAAGCCTGGATTATTTACTCATGTAATAAACAATGCACATATATATGAAAATCAAGTTGAAGGTATTAAGACTCAATTAGAAAGAAAAGATGACGGTTTTGATGCTCCAAAACTTTGGATTAATCCTGAAATCAAAGATTTCTATGACTTTACTCCAGATGATATAAAACTTGAGGATTATAAGCATCATGAATCAATAAAAATGCCTGTTTCAGTGTAATCTAAACTTTATTCTGAAATTCAAACTTGTGTGACTAGCTACCAAATTATATATAACTTAAATTAATAACACTAAGGAGGAATTAAAAATGCTATCAATAATTGTTGCAATTGCCAAAAACAATGTTATTGGAAAAGACAATAAGTTAATATGGCACATCTCAGAAGATTTAAAAAGATTTAAAAGCATAACGTCTGGAAAATCAATGATTATGGGACGGAAAACTTTTGAATCACTTCCTGGAATCTTACCAAATAGAGAACATATAATTTTAACTAGAGACAAAAACTTTAAAGTTGACTCTGATAAAGTGAAAGTAGTTAATGATTTAGATACTCTTATTGAAAAATATTCAAACTGCGAAGATGAAGTTTTTGTAATTGGAGGGGCTGAAATTTATAAACAACTTTTACCTTATGCTCATAAATTGTATCTAACAAAAATAGATACTGATTTTGAAGGAGATACATATTTTCCACAAATTAATTACGATGAATTTAAATCAGAATTTACTTCTGAGAAATTTACTGATGAAAAAAACGGATTAAATTACACATTTATAAATTTAATAAGAAAGTAATACATATCGTTAAATCTCATACTAATTAGAATCTAAAAAAATATCCACATAAGAGCACATTTTATTCAAACTTATGTACTCTTATTGTGGATATCATTGAGAAATTATCACATTTCCCATCTTACCTACCAATTCAATTGTGGCTTTTAGTATTTATTGTTTCAATATATTTATCTCCCCAGACTTTAAACTGTTCAAGCACTGGAATAAAGTCTACTCCCAATTCCGTCAAAGAATACTCAACTTTAGGTGGTATCTCTGAATAAATTTTACGACTAACCAACCCATAATCTTCAAGCATTCTTAATTGTTTTGTTAACGTAGCTTGTGTAATATTATCCATTTTCCTCTGAAGTTCTCCATACCTCAAAGTCCCCTCACTCAAATGATAAATTATCAATATAGACCATTTACCTGAGAATACTTTTTGAGCTGTAAAGTATGGACATTTTCCAAATAACTCATTATTATCTTCCATCATTTATCTCCTTCCTTTAGTATATATTTGATACTAACAAAAGTAAATAATCGTACTTGTTATTATTTTTGTACATGTTATCATTTATGTATAATTAAATTTTAACACACGCACATGAAAGGAGCAATAAATATGGATAAAGCTTTAGAATTCTTAAAAGATTGTGGTACTTTTTACCTAGCAACTAATGAAGGTGATCAACCAAGGGTAAGACCATTTGGTGCTGTCTTTGAATATGAACACAAATTATATATCGTAACAAACAATACTAAAAAATGTTTCAAACAAATGCTTCAAAATCCAAAAGTTGAAATCAGTGGGATGAACAAAAAAGGTCAATGGATTCGTCTTAGTGGTGAGGTAGCAAACGATGATAGACGTGAAGTAAAAGAACTTGCACTTGAAACTATTCCAGTTTTAAAATCTATGTATAACATTAATGATGGTATTTTTGCTGTTCTTTATTTTACAAAAGGTACTGCCACTATTTCTTCATTTACAGGAGAACCTGAAACATTCTCATTATAATAATAAAAAACATAACTTAAAATTATGATATAATAATCAAAAATCAAATGCCTGCTTCATAAAAGGTATTTGATTTCTTTGATGAGTTCATAATAAAATTCATCAAAGAAGTATATCTATTGTAATCGTAAATAAACTTTGAATGGAGAAAAGCATATATGATAAAATTTATTAAAGAAATATTTAGTTTTGAAAACTTTAAAAAAGCGATGCTATATAGTTTATCTAGTCGACCAAATCTTACTACAGATGACTATAAAAATTTAACTAATATTCTTAAAAATATGGATCAAAAAGACATAAATCAAGAAAAACATATAAAAAAAACTGCATAGCTTTAGCACCGTTTGGAGATTAATAATATGAGTAATATAATAAGCAAAGAGAAGGTATTATAATTTTTATTTACAAAGATTATAATACCTTCTCTTTGCTTGTTATAGGATTGCATAGATAAACAACTTATACTATAGTTAACCAAAATAAAAGTCATGCATTTGTTTTGGTTACTAAAAACTATCGTCTATACAGTCGCTTTGTTAGTCAATTTAACACTTTTCATTCATTAATATATCAAATAGATATATTTTTTCAAAAAAATAACACACACTAGCTATTTTTTCATAGCTAAGCGTGTGCTCTCTTATACCGTGCGTAAGTGACACTATAAGTATTTCGTAGTTGGCGGAGAGAAGGGGATTTGAACCCCTGATAGAGTTGCCCCTATACACGCTTTCCAGGCGTGCTCCTTCGACCACTCGGACATCTCTCCATAATTTATTTCTAACTTTATGCTTTTCTATAATATCATATAAGTTTTTTTAATTCAACTTAATATTTATGCTTATAAAAGAAAATAAGGGCATTTCATAAATGAAATTCCCTTACTTTCTTATCCTATTGATTTTTGTCCTATATTGTTAATCCTATTGAAGAATAACCTATTTTATTCGAAAAATTCTAATCAATCTTATTAAAGATTTAAATTGAACCATGCACC
This genomic interval carries:
- a CDS encoding dihydrofolate reductase, coding for MLSIIVAIAKNNVIGKDNKLIWHISEDLKRFKSITSGKSMIMGRKTFESLPGILPNREHIILTRDKNFKVDSDKVKVVNDLDTLIEKYSNCEDEVFVIGGAEIYKQLLPYAHKLYLTKIDTDFEGDTYFPQINYDEFKSEFTSEKFTDEKNGLNYTFINLIRK
- a CDS encoding pyridoxamine 5'-phosphate oxidase family protein, translating into MDKALEFLKDCGTFYLATNEGDQPRVRPFGAVFEYEHKLYIVTNNTKKCFKQMLQNPKVEISGMNKKGQWIRLSGEVANDDRREVKELALETIPVLKSMYNINDGIFAVLYFTKGTATISSFTGEPETFSL
- a CDS encoding winged helix-turn-helix transcriptional regulator; the protein is MEDNNELFGKCPYFTAQKVFSGKWSILIIYHLSEGTLRYGELQRKMDNITQATLTKQLRMLEDYGLVSRKIYSEIPPKVEYSLTELGVDFIPVLEQFKVWGDKYIETINTKSHN
- a CDS encoding thymidylate synthase; amino-acid sequence: MSTYDDKYLSIAKDILENGYFDTNRTGISTYKLPHQIMQFNLEKEFPILTTKFVAFKTAVKELLWIFKDQSNDVNDLHKQNVKIWDEWMMDDGTIGTSYGWVVKKFNQIDKLIDSLKNNPQDRRMMLNLWQISYLDTGALYPCCWCTMWDVTDGRLNCMLVQRSGDWPLGVPFNTTQYAVLVHLLAQVTGLKPGLFTHVINNAHIYENQVEGIKTQLERKDDGFDAPKLWINPEIKDFYDFTPDDIKLEDYKHHESIKMPVSV